DNA sequence from the Malus domestica chromosome 06, GDT2T_hap1 genome:
CTGTAGATATGATGTAGTGGGGGGTTTGTTGAGTTTTGCAAATTTGTATATTAGTAATTGATGCTACTATATTGAGGCTACTTACTGAGAAAATTTGGCTTGTAATTGGTGGTACCGTGGTATTATCTTTTATTTAGCATTCCTCTCGTTAAgtgatatgtttttttttttttttaaatttatttatttataaatttttgcaTATACAATTATTTATTATGTTTGGAACATCTAATGGCTAATccagaagtttttttttgtttgtggcAAGATAGCTTAAATCCGTATCACTTTTTTCTCTTCTTGCCCAACATTCCAAATTCACTCCACAGTGCCTATTCTTTGCATACCTTAACCCTCACAACAAACGTTTATCAAATAGGTTGCCCCCATATCAACTATAATCGTTCGTAAAAAAATTATGGAACACATGTATAGCAAAGAGGGTGAGTAGCTAGGACCATACTAAACAAAGAGAACTTGAGATGAATATGGTAGTAACAAGGGCGGTAGGGACGATATCCTTCACTTGTCCTCACGCGAATCCGCTGCTAGAACCATAGTCTACCAAAAGCCAGGCACTAGTTGTTCAAAAACACTAAAAGCCAGGTACTGGAAGAACTTGAGATAAGCATCTTGTACTAATTGATTTTCTGTTCTTTTCAATCCCATACATCTTTCAGAAGCCATATGAACATAGTTTAATGTAATTAGGCCAACAAAATGCCAATTTTCACACGGTCCCTTAGAAGAATCTAACATGTTATAAGATGCTTCTATACAGTAgggtaaaccctaaacctaaatcATTTCTCATTTTCTGTAAGTGTAATTGTATTTCTGATTTTCTGCATATACTGCCATGCATTACTGGGATATGTATCAACTTCTTTTATTGGTCAAGATTGGCAAACTGCGTTTGTTTACAAGTTTTTCTGTAAGTTGATCGTGTAGGTCGCGATATGAAGTTAGCTTCTTCCTTTGTAGAAGCACCACGTAGTGTACTACTAATAAATAATGATAatacaaaaacaacaaagaCTTATTTTATTGAGTGTGATCGACTGTATGAATTCTAAAATGTTATTGCGTTTGATTTTGCGAGTTTTTTATTAACTCTAAATACTCCATgtcttttcttataattttcttCCAAGTCTTCATAGTCTTCCTCTACTCTTTTATGAGACAGAAGCTCAAGGCAACATGAGTAGAGAATGACCCAGAAAAACTTAGAAAGAGACTCAAGAAATAGCATACTTGAAGCTAACAGAAAACTTGATACAAAACCAAGCACATTAGCGTTTTTGGATTCATAATAttaaaatagtaataataattACCAAATATGATAATTGGCTAAAAGATAATAGACATTTCGAGTTATTAAAAAATCTATGAAGTAGCTGACCGACTTTGACTTTAAAGCAACTGGATTGTATTACTAACACCAGGAATATTTTTGCATCAGCCCTCAAACCTAAAGCCAAAAGCTTTGCCTGGATGTGATGTGAGTCCTCATCAACCAGACATTCCACTCAAATTTTCCACTACGTAATGTGAAGCTGTAGGTCCCAATTTCAAAAAACTTTTAATTAGGTCTAACTAGGCATGTTTATGCTAATCAAGTGAAAGTTTAGCTAAAATAGTTTGATAGTTTCTTCAATTAGATAAATCTTCGGCAGGCAACATGATCACATCTGTTGTTCAATTAAcctcacaaaaaaaataaaatagatccGATTCACGTTGATCTCAAGTATGTAAGAGAGCTACTTTATTCCGCTATGTAACAATCATACCCTAAAATCTCTCCTTCAAATTAATCCCATTTTTATCAAGGTTAAAATCCATGGTTTTGTAACACATGCTAACAACTTATAACTTAGATGCCATGTAAAGGACAAGTAGAACTTAGGGCACGTTTGGATTGGTTTGAATGGGATATGAGTATTGAAGTGGGCTGACTTGGACTAGCTTGGAAACTCATATCTAAGTTGCGTTTCTAAATCTCACTTATTTTGTATTTagattttatatttgatttgtGATATGCTGAACTCTAACAAACACATGACTCGTGTTCAATTTAATTGGATTTCTGTTATCCAGTCCAGTCCACCAAACAAGCCCTTAAAAGCTGAGGATCTTCTCTAGATCATCTTTGTGAAGATCCCTATGCGTTCATACATCGTGTGCGAGAGCTACCGGATGAGATCCAAATCCCTTTAAAAGCTAAACCAACTAACTACATAATAAAGGAGGGCCAAAATTCCAAATAACTCAATTCGTGGGGAACCAAACTCCAATTTTACGTTTTGCCTGCCGAGGAGAATCAAATTTTGAAGGGAGACAATGCGCGGGAGTTACCGTTTCAGACAGTTGCACAGCGGCAGCAGCAACTTCTGCTCCCGGTCATTCAAATCCCAGCAACCCATCAACATCAAGGACCGAACAGGAAATCCCACTTCTCAAAATCCAATCCCATCGAAGAAAACACTAACCCAGAAACGCAGATCCATGAACAAGTTATCCAACTCCTCCGACTCAGAAATTGTGAAATCGAACATGGACATCACCACCCAGATGCGCAACGGCCGGTGCGAAGCCGCTCTGCTTGTCTTCAACGCCATGCCCCGGCGGAGCCCCGTGTCTTATAACGCTATGGTATCTGGGTACCTAGCAAATGGCAAGTTTGATCTTGCAAAGGACATGTTTGAGAAAATGCCTGAGAGAGACCTGGTTTCATGGAATGTGATGCTTAGTGGGTATGTGAGGAACAGGGATCTTGGTGCCGCTCGTGCCTTGTTTGAACGAATGCCCGAGAAGGATGTTGTTTCGTGGAATGCTATGTTGTCCGGTTATGCCCAGAACGGGTACGTTGATGAGGCGAGGACGATTTTTCAAAGGATGCCGGATAAGAATGAGATTTCGTGGAATGGGTTGCTTGCAGCGTATGTGCAGAATGGAAGGGTAGAAGATGCTTGTAGGTTGTTTGAGTCGAAAGCAGATTGGGAAGCAGTTTCTTGGAATTGTTTGATGGGTGGATTTGTAAAACAAAAGAGATTGGTTAATGCTAGGCAGCTTTTTGACCGGATGCCTGTGAGGGATGAAGTTTCCTGGAATACCATGATCACGGGATATGCGCAGAATGGGCAAATGTCAGAAGCTAGGAGGTTATTTGAAGAGTGCCCAATTCGGGATGTGTTTGCATGGACATCAATGCTTTCGGGTTATGTGCAGAATGGAATGTTGGATGAAGCAAGAAGTATCTTTGATGAAATGCCAGAAAAGAATTCGGTTTCGTGGAATGCAATGATTGCAGGTTATGTACAAAGCAAGAGAATGGACATGGCAACGAAATTGTTTGAGGCAATGCCTTCTCGGAATGCCAGTTCATGGAATACCATTTTAACTGGCTATGCTCAGAGTGGTGATATTGTTTGTGCCAAGGAAATCTTTGATAGCATGCCTCGGCGCGATTCCATCTCTTGGGCGGCTATTATTGCCGGTTATGCTCAAAATGGTTATAGTGAAGAGGCTTTGCAACTCTTTGTAGAGATGAAAAGAGATGGGGAAAGGTTGACTAGGTCTTCCTTTACGTGTGCTTTGAGCACCTGTGCTGAAATTGCAGCTTTGGAGTTGGGGAAGCAGTTGCACGGACGTATGACAAAAGCAGGATACGAAACTGGGTGCTATGTGGGGAATGCACTACTTGTAATGTACTGTAAATGTGGAAGCATTGAGGAAGCATATGACGTTTTCCAAGGAATAGCTGAAAAGGATGTTGTCTCATGGAACACGATGATCTATGGCTATGCAAGGCATGGATTTGGCCTAAAGGCTCTTAAAGTTTTTGACTCAATGAAGGCGGTGGGTATCAAACCAGATGATGTGACAATGGTAATTGTTAATTCATTGACCTTATTGATTTGAATTCCTCAACGTTGTCAAatggtttatttttcttttgattccATTTCAGGTCGGCGTGTTGTCTGCTTGTAGTCATACTGGTCTGGTAGACAGGGGCACCGAATATTTTTATTCAATGAATCAGGATTATGGCATAACAGAAAATTCAAAACACTATACCTGTATGATTGACCTTTTAGGTAGAGCAGGGCGCCTCGAGGAAGCACAGAATTTGATGAGAGATATGTCTTTTGAACCGGATGCTGCAATGTGGGGAGCTCTGCTTGGTGCAAGCCGGATTCATggcaataccaaattaggtgaAAAGGCTGCTCGGATAATTTTCGAGATGGAGCCTGAAAATGCAGGAATGTATGTTCTTCTCTCGAATTTATACGCAGCTTCAGGCAGATGGGGCGATGTCGATAAGATGAGATTGAAGATGAGGGATAAAGGTGTCAGGAAAGTACCTGGATATAGCTGGGTTGAAGTCCAAAACAAGACTCATACATTTTCAGTTGGGGACACTATACACCCTGACAAGGACAAGATATATGCCTTCTTAGAAGAGTTAGATTTGAAAATGAAGCTGGAGGGGTATGTTTCGTCTACAAAGCTGGTTTTGCACGATgtggaagaggaagagaaagagcATATGCTGAAGTATCACAGCGAGAAATTAGCGGTGGCATTTGGGATTCTTTCGATTCCAGCTGGGAGGCCAGTCCGCGTGATAAAGAACTTGCGAGTTTGTGAAGACTGCCATAATGCCATCAAGTACATATCCAGGATTGTGGCAAGGACAATAATCCTAAGGGATTCTCACCGCTTCCACCACTTCACCGGGGGTAATTGTTCTTGCGGGGATTACTGGTGAGAGTCGATGACTTCATTGTGATGAAGAAAAGAAAGCTGAGGATTCTATTGCAATTACTCTCCGTTCTTTGAAATGGTCTGTCAGATCATCTCTGCTTCCGCCGTTGGAGGTGCATTCACAGTGTGCGCAAGAGAAAACTTGTTTGTCTACACCACAGTGAAGTGATTAGAAATCGGAGTGGTAAGCGAAAGTTCGATCGAGGAGAAATACATCCCAGTGATGGGCATTTGAAATGATTAGTTGGAAGCGGCTTGATAATTTTGCCATGTTACAAGTGAAGCCAAGGTcttgggttcgagacttgggagcagcctctccataaatgggggaaaggctagccgacattcacctctcccagactctgcgtaaagcgggagccttgtgcactgggtacgacatttTTACAAGTGAAGCCAAGGTGGAGGGGTGAATTGGTTAAAGAGCATTCAAACCTTGCACGAGGTCCCGAGTTCGATTCCCCTCCGCCAACATCgtttgtatataaaaaataaaaaataaaaaaaataaaaaggataatGAGTTCGATTCTCTTTGTAAGTGCATAATGAGGTGGTAGAGCGGATGTGCTCATGTGCGTACCCGTGTTTGAATCCTCCCACCCGTAATTTAGATTAATCTTGGCGTAGAATATTGCTCGTCTCAAATATTGAAAAACTAATAATAACATACGCTATATTTCCATcaattttgtttctattacATATCACACAATCattaaacaagaagaaaaaatacaaagaaaataaataagtcTTGTCCGTGAAACGGCCTCATTTTAAATTCCGCAGAGACCCTGAACTCTCAGAACCGGCCCCGACTTACAGCAGAGCAATTTCCTATGTATTGTGGTTACACAatgaaggaaaaacaaatcGACAAGTCCTCCTAAATGGTGTTAGCTTCTAACTgaaaataacatatatatattcggTTTCGAATGTTGATTGTTACAGAGCACCCTTTCTACTAAATACGGGGAAAGGAGGCGGACCACAAAGTTGcacctgtttttttttcttacacagATCGATGAAGAAGACTCAGGCGCGAAGAGCTTGAACCTTTTGGGTCAAACCATCAACTGACTCGTCGTTGATCTCCGCAATTGCTTCCTCCTGTGGGAAAAAGAATGTAAGCATCCAAACTTAGTTTTATATATCTGTTAATTATGCTTTAGTTACTTGAACTTCCAAAACGCATGGAATTTCGAATATCACGTAAAGTATGATTGCTCACACAAGTTTTTTGAGACACTTTGATTTTCAGACAACTAGAGATCTACCACCAAATTGTATGCAAGATGCCTGAGTCGTGATCAAACAAGAGGAAGTGAGGTACATATGAAATGATGCTACTTACCTCCGAATCTTTCTGTTTTACACCTATACACTTGGAAGCACTAATGCTGGCACTCTTCAATAGGCTACGACTGGTTACTGGTGTGTAGACTGTCTTGCTAGGTCCATTCTGTCCATCGGCATTTACGGTGCCATCAGGTTGCTCCGACCCTGGAGGACTCTCAAGAGTTGAGGCAACAGAAGCAGCAGTCCTTTCCAAATCATTGTCTTGGCCAGCATTCTCAACCCTGGGTCCACAAACCCGCTCTCTGAGGAATAAGATGTCACAGTAATTAAGATGAACTAATAAGGTAAAAGCTAGAACCGATTTGATTTGTTCCTCAAGACATCTAAATCAAACTTAATCCCTAAATGCTTATCTGAAAACATACCTGGGCAAGGAAGCATGTTGCCTTTGCAGTGGAGGGGTACCCCTTTCACCTTTACCATAGTTCTCCTCGAAATGTGCAAACTGCCGCTTAAATCGATCAACACCACTAGAATGACATAAAGCGGTGATACAAGGTTAATAACTCCAAGCACCAAAAATTCTGACTGGAGACTTATAAAGCGAAATGGTGAATGCAAGACTACTATTATCTATATTTAGATCAACttaaggtttttgttttttgtttcagCCCATTGGCCGGAACACATAACAGGGAGTGGCCAGCCCGTTCCCAGTAAACCCTTCCCCATGCAACTGATTGAATAATCAACAAAATGATTCATTACATACGGAAACCAATAGCCTCCTCACCTAGGATACATAAAGCTGGTCTGATCTCCACCTCGGAGATACTCCTGCAGCATCTGTGGATGATACTCTAAAATCTGTTTCAACACAAGATTTGTTACAGCAATAGTGAAGCAGAAGAAACCACAATGCTAGAAAGCAAACAAGTATTAAGCTTTAAGTCCATACCTCCCTATAGATTAACTCTCTAACATCATCTTTTGTCAATTTCCTACGTTCAAACTCAAACTCAAGTTTTGAAATGGGTTGGGTGGACGGCTCACGGTCAACATTTGCCAAACCATGAAAGTAAGGATCAGCTAATGCCTGCAAGTGTAAGCATTAGGGATTTATGAGGCACTGTGATCCCAATCAGTTTTGAAGGATGCATCATGGTATGCAGTATATATCACAAATGTTGCATGTACTCAGATTACTTAACCTTACCTCTTCAGCTGTGAGACGATCCTTTGGATCAAAGGCAAGGAGCTGCTCCAGTAGGCAAAGAGCCAAGGGATCAACACCAGGGAACTTATGTGTGAAGGGAACTGGTTGTTTTTTCCGCATGCTACTCAGGTACCTTCTTGCTTTTTCATTCCGAATCTACCAGGGACATGCAAAAGTAATTATTTGATGGGATAAATAAGAATTTGGCAGTTACATGCAAGAATATGGATGGTTTACTACAAGAATTTTAAGAACAAAGTAAACTGAGAAGTTCAGTGGCAGCCTGCtaaaagttttatttatttttatttggctAGCACGAGAAATAATTAGTGCGTCTTTAGATGACAGAGTAGTAGTTATTAGAATAAAATAACTGACCCTTGCAATAGATTCTGCAGAAGGCGTGCCAAGCAAATCGGTCATGAGATCCAATTGGTGCACCACATTTTTACCAGGAAACAGCGGTTTGCCAGTGAGTATTTCTGCAAATATGCATCCTATGCTCCAAATATCAATTGCAGGAGTGTACTGCCAAAATTATGGTCATAGAAAATAAATCTACAGTAAAAAATAAAGAACCATCTTATCCTCAAATAGatacatatatacaatataAGATCTTAGAAATAAAGCGTAGCTTACCTTTGAGAAAAATGAACCACACAGCTCAGGAGCACGGTACCATCTAGTTGCAACATAGTCCTTCACAAAAGTAAGAAGCTTAGTCCACAAGCAGTATTGTTCACAGGCCTAGTGTATGCAACTTATAAATTAAAGAAATCAACGACTTCTAATTAGCAACCACAAAAGTAGAGATTCTAGGAGTTGTAAGGCGACATGCCATGATTGGCACAACTGAACAACTTACTGTCCAAAAAATAGCGGACGGGGCATCATTGAAAGATACACGAGCAAGGCCAAAGTCACATATCTTTAATTTGCAGTCAGCATTAGCAAGAATGTTTTTTGGCTTTAAATCTCGATGAAATACATTCGCTACAAGATACAGAggaaatttaattattaattatcgTTACTACAGCAAAAGCCAAAAGAAATTACTGAAAAATACAAACCTGTATGAGTATACTTTAGGCCACGGAGAAGCTGGTACAAGAAAAATTGATAATGTTCAGGAGTAAGATCATCATTTGCCTTAATAACTTGGTGAAGGTCAGATTccatcaactcaaaaacaacataaatatcTCTGAACTCTCGTCGTGAAGGAGGAAGCATGATGTGCTTTATTTCAACAATATCAGGATGACGAAGCAAGCGAAGGAGCTTAATTTCTCTCAGGATCCTTGTAGCATCCGAAACATGCTCGAAGACAtcattaattttcttgattGCAACCTTTTCTCCAGTGTGCGTGTCAATTGCAGAACCCACGACGCCATAACTTCCTTTCCCAATGACTTCCTGAACCTGGTATCGACTTCCCTCTCCATACTCGGTGAAGAATTCCGTTTCTAGATTGCCCTGCATTGAAGATCAACAACCATTATCTGTGATCAAAATATACGTGATTATCTATAAACAAGCATAGAGGAGTAAGGAAACAACATCAACATTGTAATTCCTTCGATCCATAACTAGTTCGATCCAGGAAATGCTTTTTAACGAATTCACACAAAACTGCGACATTCGCTGAGTTGGTTAAGAGCATTCAATCTTACACCCCTAAGGTCCCGAATTCCCCCTCCCCAATTTTGTTGTATCAAAAGTCCATCTCTTTCTATCTCCTATACCATGAAGCTCTAAAATTTTGAAGGTATTCGATAAATTCCAAACAAAACACCCCACATTCAACCAAGAAGAATCAAAGCAAGAAAAACCAAATCAGATCAACACCCAGATgaacaaattcaaaaacaacAGAAACCCAGATcgtaaaaatacaaaaaaaaaaaaaaaagaaggaacctTCTTCTGTGAATCCATGGGGTGAGCAGCTCTGAAGTCGGCCCTTGTAGGAACTCTGATGACCTTCAATCCTGAAATGTCAAAATCTTCCTCAACCTCAAACTGCAGATGGTGCTGGTTCTCCCGGCCTTGTTTTTGTTCCCGCTGATGAGAATCGGACGGTTGAGCGCTTAAATCGGAGATGTGGGCACCATTGTGATCATTGCCCAGTTTATTAATTTTATCGTTGTCGGTGTAGTTATGATTATTATTTGGATTAGAAGTATTAATAATAGTTGCGGAAGtggaagtggaagaagaagaagacgagcgACGTTGAAACCAGCGACGGACGCCCTCCACCAGAGTAGCTCCACTCCCCATATACTCTGCccgctctgtctctctctctctcctcctctcagCCACACAACTGCAGCATTgcccgctctctctctctctctcctcttacgCACAATTTTCTCGCTCTTTTATCGGAGATTTTCTTTCGGGTCCGATGGTCCccgtgcagagagagagagtttggatCAGGTGGACAGATGGGGAGGGATGGCAATGTCAAACGTGCCGTGCACTTTACCAGTTCTGCATTTTGGGAGATGGGCTTTTGGTGTGCATTATACCATCAGCATAAAAATGCAACAATTATAAATATAATGTTAAAGAGATCaaatttctaaattaaattCTGTAAACGAAAAATATGtatgttgatgattagattatatttaagtatttattaatgtacttattttctattgtgatccatcatttgatttaaaattttgatatctCTAGCATTATCTTAAAAAAGCTTTTGagccaaaatggtcattgaaatttgcataactccttactttggtttttgaaatttgaaatcaatagaattggtctctgaaattgtccaccatcaatcattttggtcattctgtgaaaaatctccattaaataagaataaaatgataaaaatacccttaattttTGTTAAATCATTTTGGCCTGTTGTTTATTGAACTAAAGATATTTTTGTCGTCTTGATCATTATTTAACATAATGTTTttcggaatgaccaaaatgattgatgttggacaatctcaatgaccacttctgttgatttcaaatctcagagatcaaaatgatgagatatgcaaatctcaatgaccattttagctaaaaaaaacCTTTTAAAAATAAGTAGACCTCAAGTATGATATAATCTTATGGGGGAATTTTCGGTATACGGGCTTTACATGGAGTGTTTTAAGAATAGGCTAGCGGCTGCCTAGGCATTGGACGGTAGTTTTCAGAGGGATTTTGAACAAAACGATTATTAAAACTGAGATGGACTAGGTGGTTTAGGCAATAAGCAGTCTAGGCGTCACTAGGCGGGCTCTAAGTTTTATTAAGTTAACTAATTAagttaagggagttttaacaaaacactttcgatactgttcacttttaacgaaaaaccacatttatactTTTCCtttgtactattcactatacctttaaaaatggattttcattaaaaggaaattttttttggaattttcgtTAGTTTCTTTTTTAAGTTAAGGTGGATAATGTGTAACCTaagtatcgtttggtatgcagaagGAATGAGACGGAACAAAATGAGACGGGATGAGACAGGACAGGACGAGACAGGACGGGACATaacggagagggagcaaagatgctcTCGGATGGAAAGAAGGAGACAGGAGACGAAGatattataattttgtgttccacaaaTGTAGAACGAGTTGTTCCAGTGGgtgaggcggaacgaaaattcaccaaaaattcGTTCCGTGGAACAGcacgttccacccgttttaggcgcaccaaacatgAGACGGAACGCCTAATCCCACTccatcccgttccgtcccgttcgTACCAAACCGTATCTAAAAGAAACCCGGAAGCTCATACGCAGCATCTAGTCTTGTCGCTCTGTCTGTGCAAATCCCGAAGCTCTCGCTCGCGCTGCATCTTGTCCCGTCGATCCTACAAACCCAGACTTGATGAGTTGATCCTACAAGCTCCGCAACTCTGCCTCAGCGTCGTCTCGCTCTCACCACGTTTGCAATTTGATTCTTTGTAAATATTATGTGATTTAGACTGGACACACATACCTCTGAACTCGTTCCTTATCTGGAGGAAATCATGATGGATGAGATGAGACTGACTATTGTCAAATTATTCTTTTCCCTTGTAAATCATGCAAAGCTTTTGAATTGTTAATTTGCTCACTGAATTAGAATCATGAGGCTTTTGAATTAGAATGAGTTTCTTCAGTTGTGACAACCATTGTTACATTTgtaatttattaatttgcttattGAGCTTTTTGGCTTTTATTGTAttatatctttattttatttctaatataagtatagtttttttatttttcctaaaTGTAAACACTcacttatttatatgaaataataataaattaacttAAATCTGCATAGTCGGCATAGACTCCCACTTAGGTCTCGCCTAGGTGTTAGACTCCATTCGGTCGTCCAACTAGCGTTTAACATCTTTTAGAACAAGGGTTACGTGTGTGCGCTTTTTTTGAgctgtttgataatcattttgtcattagtttttagttttaatcttcaaatttcacttgTTTAAAAACTGAAATCTTATTTAGTAACTACTTATAGTTTTCAGAAAGTGTTCAAAATTTAGCCTTAAGTTTTCAATTTTCCCGGCATTGCTTCCATCACTGATAAGAAGAACACCAAATTCTCCTTTAGGTGCTTCAATTGCATTATAGTCAGAAAAAGTTGGtacgaaaaaaaaattttgtgcAAAGTTCAAAATGGTGAATTGAGGTAGAGTAGACCGATCCTCTAgtcacatggccggccattgaaAGAGAAAGCTTGCATCTAAAGCTTGTTCAACAAGTAAATAAGTTAACTACAGCATCTTATTACTTAACATTAAGATATGCTACAAGAACCTTTTAAAAGTGGGAGGGACTTTCCACAGACTCTATATCACCTCATATTTTTAGCATAATGTTTTATAAGATTTGCACGAGAATTAATGTCAAACTGTGGGATGGTAAAGAGTTTATTAAGAGTCTCATTTTGAGAGAGAGCCTTCTTATATTTCTCTACAATCAAAATGACAACTGATTTCCATATGCAAGTTTCCAACATACCCGATCAATTTACAAATgtttttttagctaaaatggtctatgagattgacataactcctcactttagtccttaagatttgaaatcgataaaagtggttattgagtttgtccatcatcaatcattttggtcattttgtaaaaaaaaatctattaaataaagataaaatgacAAGAGTATTCTCAATTTCCGTCAAATAATTTTAgcttattgtttattaaattgatggTATTTTTGTCTTACTGCACAATATTTTTCAATGAATGACCAAAGTGATTTATGATGGATAAACTCAATGACTACTTCTATTGACTTCAAATCTCTAGGACCAACGTGAGAAATTATGTCAATTTCAAgtaccattttggctaaaaagttaTTTACAAAACACAAGGTGAGGTGAGGTAGGAGCGAGGATCCTCGTTGGATCCTATTTATAAGGATTTCAGGAATCCTCcaatcacattcgttcatcgtagatcgtgcg
Encoded proteins:
- the LOC103438071 gene encoding pentatricopeptide repeat-containing protein At4g02750, whose amino-acid sequence is MRGSYRFRQLHSGSSNFCSRSFKSQQPINIKDRTGNPTSQNPIPSKKTLTQKRRSMNKLSNSSDSEIVKSNMDITTQMRNGRCEAALLVFNAMPRRSPVSYNAMVSGYLANGKFDLAKDMFEKMPERDLVSWNVMLSGYVRNRDLGAARALFERMPEKDVVSWNAMLSGYAQNGYVDEARTIFQRMPDKNEISWNGLLAAYVQNGRVEDACRLFESKADWEAVSWNCLMGGFVKQKRLVNARQLFDRMPVRDEVSWNTMITGYAQNGQMSEARRLFEECPIRDVFAWTSMLSGYVQNGMLDEARSIFDEMPEKNSVSWNAMIAGYVQSKRMDMATKLFEAMPSRNASSWNTILTGYAQSGDIVCAKEIFDSMPRRDSISWAAIIAGYAQNGYSEEALQLFVEMKRDGERLTRSSFTCALSTCAEIAALELGKQLHGRMTKAGYETGCYVGNALLVMYCKCGSIEEAYDVFQGIAEKDVVSWNTMIYGYARHGFGLKALKVFDSMKAVGIKPDDVTMVGVLSACSHTGLVDRGTEYFYSMNQDYGITENSKHYTCMIDLLGRAGRLEEAQNLMRDMSFEPDAAMWGALLGASRIHGNTKLGEKAARIIFEMEPENAGMYVLLSNLYAASGRWGDVDKMRLKMRDKGVRKVPGYSWVEVQNKTHTFSVGDTIHPDKDKIYAFLEELDLKMKLEGYVSSTKLVLHDVEEEEKEHMLKYHSEKLAVAFGILSIPAGRPVRVIKNLRVCEDCHNAIKYISRIVARTIILRDSHRFHHFTGGNCSCGDYW
- the LOC103438072 gene encoding mitogen-activated protein kinase 9-like; its protein translation is MGSGATLVEGVRRWFQRRSSSSSSTSTSATIINTSNPNNNHNYTDNDKINKLGNDHNGAHISDLSAQPSDSHQREQKQGRENQHHLQFEVEEDFDISGLKVIRVPTRADFRAAHPMDSQKKGNLETEFFTEYGEGSRYQVQEVIGKGSYGVVGSAIDTHTGEKVAIKKINDVFEHVSDATRILREIKLLRLLRHPDIVEIKHIMLPPSRREFRDIYVVFELMESDLHQVIKANDDLTPEHYQFFLYQLLRGLKYTHTANVFHRDLKPKNILANADCKLKICDFGLARVSFNDAPSAIFWTDYVATRWYRAPELCGSFFSKYTPAIDIWSIGCIFAEILTGKPLFPGKNVVHQLDLMTDLLGTPSAESIARIRNEKARRYLSSMRKKQPVPFTHKFPGVDPLALCLLEQLLAFDPKDRLTAEEALADPYFHGLANVDREPSTQPISKLEFEFERRKLTKDDVRELIYREILEYHPQMLQEYLRGGDQTSFMYPSGVDRFKRQFAHFEENYGKGERGTPPLQRQHASLPRERVCGPRVENAGQDNDLERTAASVASTLESPPGSEQPDGTVNADGQNGPSKTVYTPVTSRSLLKSASISASKCIGVKQKDSEEEAIAEINDESVDGLTQKVQALRA